From Drosophila nasuta strain 15112-1781.00 chromosome X, ASM2355853v1, whole genome shotgun sequence, one genomic window encodes:
- the LOC132796351 gene encoding uncharacterized protein LOC132796351 has translation MAKLVTYIFIVSSLILWYLLLFGGSRAGVSFVLGGVDATNGHGSQLEGRDFHHHGGSHHIRRNINHCWRRYDGYNLQNTIVNKKEQLKKPYGILCNFKCTWFFTINFPTCEYIHDYKLSCVLFTSLPDCTNVKCTLLNYFS, from the exons ATGGCCAAATTAGTGACTTACATCTTCATCGTTAGTTCGCTGATACTTTGGTATCTGCTGCTCTTTGGCGGCTCAAGAGCGGGCGTCAGCTTCGTGCTTGGCGGCGTCGATGCCACCAATGGCCATGGCAGCCAGCTGGAAGGACGAGATTTCCATCATCATGGCGGCAGTCATCACATACGAC GCAACATTAATCACTGCTGGCGACGCTACGATGGCTACAACCTGCAGAACACCATTGTCAACAAGAAGGAGCAGCTAAAGAAACCGTATGGCATACTGTGTAACTTCAAGTGCACTTGGTTCTTTACAATAAA CTTTCCCACTTGCGAATACATTCACGACTACAAGTTATCCTGTGTTCTGTTCACTTCACTGCCGGACTGCACCAATGTCAAGTGCACGCTCTTAAATTACTTTAGCTAG
- the LOC132796880 gene encoding uncharacterized protein LOC132796880 — protein sequence MLLKERLGSKSTVSLIFASFSLCLLLHMTEVSGYRALIPVDPANPGKCVYRSEVLQLGVNNGIPPCQRLTCHEDGSILIEGCGKLRIDKCNHGERINPTKPFPECCQLRYKCKQDNGIPYYIERDAAEGA from the exons ATGTTGTTGAAGGAACGTTTAGGGAGCAAATCGACAGTGAGTCTCATCTTTGCTAGCTTCTCGCTGTGTCTGCTGCTCCACATGACGGAGGTGAGTGGCTATCGCGCCCTGATTCCCGTCGATCCAG CGAATCCCGGCAAATGCGTTTATCGCAGCGAAGTGCTGCAGCTGGGCGTCAACAATGGCATCCCGCCCTGCCAGCGTTTGACGTGCCACGAGGATGGCTCCATACTTATCGAGGG TTGCGGTAAATTGCGCATCGATAAATGCAATCACGGGGAGCGCATCAATCCCACGAAACCGTTCCCGGAATGCTGCCAGCTAAGATACAAGTGCAAGCAGGACAACGGAATTCCCTACTACATCGAGAGAGACGCCGCCGAGGGAGcgtag